From Pandoraea vervacti, the proteins below share one genomic window:
- a CDS encoding UvrD-helicase domain-containing protein, translating to MSSFPLNPAQNEATHYFDGPCLVLAGAGSGKTRVITQKIAWLIEAKGFEPKHIAAVTFTNKAAAEMRERVAKQLEGKTLTTPGKEGRKVPVNQLTICTFHSLGVQILRREAENVGLKPQFSILDADDCFGLIQEQLGTTDKAMIRGVQTAISLWKNGLVTPEVALAAAETADEHQAAVVYRNYMATLQAYQAVDFDDLIRLPAELFERDEEVRDRWQNKLRYLLIDEYQDTNTCQYLLLKLLAGPRAAFTAVGDDDQAIYGWRGATLENLKQLQVDFPTLKVIKLEQNYRSTSRILTAANNVIAKNPKIFEKKLWSEHGLGDPITVTAMNDEEHEAESVVFRLSAHKFERRAEFRDYAILYRGNHQARIFEQVLRRERIPYVLSGGQSFFDKAEIKDLCAYLRLLANPDDDPAFIRAVTTPRRGVGSTTLEVLGSFAGQAKVSLFEAVYMGAVEARLQPRQLDPLRAFCDFIQRIAARAARDPANEVIDDLMEGIHYEAYLYDTFDERQAQSRWTTVLEFLEWMKRKGTRSEVSATAEGLDSLDAQDDDAKSLMELTQTIALMSMLEGRDGDDPDAVRLSTLHASKGLEYPHVFLVGVEEGILPHIREDEEVTAEKIEEERRLMYVGITRAQRTLQLSWCKKRKRARETYSCEVSRFVPEMQLDEAPPPPPEDAPMSPKDRLASLKAMLAGGANKTPGASGA from the coding sequence ATGTCGTCCTTCCCGCTCAATCCTGCCCAGAACGAAGCCACGCATTATTTCGATGGCCCCTGTCTCGTGCTGGCCGGTGCGGGCAGCGGCAAGACGCGCGTCATTACGCAGAAGATCGCATGGCTCATCGAGGCGAAGGGTTTCGAGCCGAAACATATCGCGGCGGTGACCTTCACCAACAAGGCCGCTGCCGAAATGCGCGAGCGGGTGGCCAAGCAGCTCGAAGGCAAAACGCTGACCACGCCCGGCAAGGAAGGCCGCAAGGTCCCCGTCAATCAGCTCACGATCTGTACCTTCCACTCGCTTGGCGTGCAGATTCTTCGGCGCGAGGCGGAGAACGTCGGCCTCAAGCCGCAATTCTCGATTCTCGATGCCGACGACTGCTTCGGCCTGATTCAGGAACAGCTCGGCACGACCGACAAGGCGATGATTCGCGGCGTGCAAACGGCCATCTCGCTCTGGAAGAACGGTCTGGTCACGCCCGAAGTGGCGCTGGCCGCCGCTGAAACCGCCGACGAGCATCAGGCCGCCGTCGTCTATCGCAATTACATGGCGACGTTGCAGGCCTATCAGGCTGTCGATTTCGACGATCTGATCCGTCTGCCGGCAGAGCTCTTCGAGCGCGACGAGGAAGTGCGCGACCGCTGGCAGAACAAGTTGCGCTATCTGCTCATTGACGAGTATCAGGACACCAACACCTGCCAGTACCTCCTGCTCAAGCTGCTTGCGGGCCCGCGCGCCGCCTTCACGGCGGTGGGCGACGACGATCAGGCGATCTACGGATGGCGTGGCGCGACGCTGGAAAACCTCAAGCAATTGCAGGTCGACTTCCCGACGCTCAAGGTCATCAAGCTCGAACAGAACTACCGCTCGACGTCGCGCATTCTGACAGCGGCAAACAACGTCATCGCCAAGAATCCGAAAATCTTCGAGAAGAAGCTGTGGAGCGAACACGGTCTCGGCGATCCGATCACGGTGACCGCCATGAACGACGAAGAGCACGAGGCCGAGTCCGTCGTCTTCCGTCTGTCCGCGCACAAGTTCGAGCGCCGCGCGGAATTTCGCGACTACGCGATCCTGTATCGCGGCAACCATCAGGCGCGCATCTTCGAACAGGTGCTGCGTCGAGAACGCATTCCTTATGTGCTCTCCGGTGGCCAGTCCTTCTTCGACAAGGCGGAAATCAAGGACCTTTGCGCCTATCTGCGCCTGCTTGCCAACCCCGACGACGATCCCGCCTTCATTCGCGCGGTCACCACGCCGCGACGCGGGGTGGGCAGCACCACGCTCGAAGTGCTGGGCAGCTTTGCGGGGCAGGCCAAGGTGTCGCTTTTCGAGGCGGTCTACATGGGCGCGGTCGAAGCCCGCTTGCAACCGCGTCAGCTGGACCCGCTGCGCGCGTTCTGCGACTTCATCCAGCGCATTGCGGCGCGCGCGGCGCGCGACCCCGCCAACGAGGTCATCGACGATCTCATGGAAGGCATCCACTACGAAGCCTATCTGTACGACACGTTCGACGAGCGTCAGGCGCAATCGCGCTGGACCACCGTGCTGGAATTTCTCGAATGGATGAAGCGCAAGGGCACGCGCAGCGAGGTGTCCGCCACGGCCGAGGGCCTCGATTCGCTCGACGCGCAGGACGACGATGCCAAGAGTCTGATGGAACTGACGCAGACCATCGCGCTGATGTCGATGCTCGAAGGTCGCGACGGCGACGACCCCGACGCCGTGCGGCTGTCGACACTGCACGCGTCCAAGGGACTGGAATATCCGCACGTGTTTCTCGTCGGCGTGGAAGAAGGCATCCTGCCGCACATCCGCGAAGACGAGGAAGTTACCGCCGAGAAGATCGAGGAAGAACGTCGCCTGATGTATGTGGGCATCACGCGCGCGCAGCGAACGCTGCAATTGTCGTGGTGCAAAAAGCGTAAGCGCGCACGGGAAACCTATTCGTGCGAAGTGTCGCGTTTCGTGCCGGAGATGCAACTCGACGAAGCGCCGCCTCCGCCGCCCGAAGACGCCCCCATGTCGCCCAAGGACCGGCTCGCCAGCCTCAAGGCGATGCTCGCCGGCGGCGCGAACAAGACGCCGGGCGCATCTGGCGCCTAA
- a CDS encoding metallophosphoesterase: protein MRLHILSDLHLSVAPLAIPDVDADVTILAGDIGRPAQAIEWAKQLPRPVIYVPGNHEFYGATLAGTLAELRRLTAGSNVHLLERGAAVIGGVRFVGTTLWSDFALYDAEGKHDAVIEESQKFVRDFTRIRVGDPAAPWSDLPFFTPNDCAALCRENVAWLARVLATPHDGPTVVVTHHAPTPQSIHPRFAGSLVNPAFISDLTSLIEPSDAALWVHGHTHDSFDYRVGHTRVLCNPRGYCFEGRVENPAFDPQKVVKV, encoded by the coding sequence GTGAGACTGCATATCCTGTCCGACCTGCATTTGTCCGTGGCCCCGCTGGCCATTCCCGACGTGGACGCCGATGTCACGATTCTTGCCGGCGACATCGGCCGTCCGGCTCAGGCCATCGAATGGGCGAAGCAATTGCCGCGCCCGGTCATTTATGTCCCCGGCAACCACGAGTTTTACGGCGCGACGCTTGCCGGCACACTGGCCGAATTGCGACGCCTCACCGCCGGTAGCAACGTCCATCTGCTGGAGCGCGGCGCCGCGGTGATCGGCGGCGTGCGCTTCGTCGGCACCACCTTGTGGAGCGACTTCGCGTTGTACGACGCCGAAGGCAAGCATGACGCAGTGATCGAGGAATCGCAGAAGTTCGTTCGGGACTTCACGCGCATACGCGTCGGGGACCCCGCCGCCCCCTGGTCGGATTTGCCGTTCTTCACGCCCAACGATTGCGCCGCGCTGTGTCGCGAGAACGTGGCCTGGCTCGCGCGCGTGCTCGCCACGCCGCACGACGGCCCGACTGTCGTCGTCACTCATCACGCGCCGACACCGCAGAGCATTCATCCGCGCTTTGCGGGCTCGCTCGTCAATCCGGCGTTCATTTCGGATTTGACCTCGCTCATCGAGCCGTCGGACGCCGCGTTGTGGGTCCATGGCCATACGCACGATTCGTTCGACTATCGCGTCGGGCACACGCGGGTGCTGTGCAATCCGCGCGGCTACTGTTTCGAGGGGCGGGTCGAGAACCCGGCGTTCGATCCGCAGAAGGTGGTGAAGGTGTGA
- a CDS encoding c-type cytochrome, translated as MSEAHNEHESLIKTPKQLIAAVIAGFLVPIVIIVLLVNYVGNNALTGAGSSAMTEKAIAERIAPVAHVEVKDANAPRVYQTGEQLYKAVCAACHASGAAGAPKLGSTEDWAPRIKPGYDEMLKIALAGKGAMPARGGTSPDDVTDYEIGRAIVYMANASGGKLQEPAEPAKPAAGAAAPASAPAAASGADAGSAAAAAAAMASLKTAAPAAASAGGNLEAGKKLYDTVCMACHASGVMNAPKFGDKAAWAPRIATGIDTLHNAAIKGLNAMPPKGGAANASDDDVKAAVDYMVSAAK; from the coding sequence ATGAGTGAAGCACATAACGAGCACGAGTCCCTGATCAAAACACCCAAGCAGCTCATCGCCGCCGTCATTGCCGGCTTCCTCGTTCCCATCGTCATCATCGTCTTGCTGGTCAACTATGTGGGCAACAATGCCCTGACCGGTGCGGGCAGTTCCGCCATGACCGAAAAAGCCATCGCCGAGCGCATTGCGCCCGTGGCGCACGTCGAGGTCAAGGACGCCAACGCGCCGCGTGTCTACCAGACCGGCGAACAACTCTACAAGGCCGTTTGCGCAGCTTGCCACGCGTCCGGCGCCGCAGGCGCGCCGAAGCTCGGCTCGACGGAAGACTGGGCGCCGCGCATCAAACCCGGTTACGACGAAATGCTCAAGATCGCGCTGGCCGGCAAGGGCGCCATGCCCGCACGCGGCGGCACCAGCCCCGACGATGTGACGGATTACGAAATCGGTCGCGCCATCGTCTACATGGCCAACGCCTCGGGCGGCAAGCTGCAAGAGCCAGCCGAACCGGCGAAGCCGGCCGCGGGTGCTGCCGCCCCGGCGTCTGCGCCGGCTGCCGCGTCGGGCGCCGACGCCGGAAGCGCTGCCGCAGCGGCGGCGGCCATGGCCTCGCTCAAGACCGCCGCACCGGCTGCCGCCAGCGCCGGCGGTAACCTTGAGGCAGGCAAGAAGCTCTACGACACCGTCTGCATGGCTTGCCACGCCAGCGGCGTGATGAACGCACCGAAGTTCGGCGACAAGGCGGCATGGGCGCCGCGCATTGCCACGGGCATCGACACGCTGCACAATGCCGCCATCAAGGGGCTGAACGCCATGCCGCCGAAGGGCGGAGCCGCCAACGCGTCGGACGACGACGTCAAGGCCGCCGTCGACTATATGGTGAGCGCGGCCAAGTAA
- a CDS encoding flagellar basal body L-ring protein FlgH, with product MSKLSMLAHMAARVLRRAPARAAMFAVLTMTGGALGGCSSAQVTTTPMAVMPMPRVANVQTAGSIYQPTTATNWFETPVAHRVGDLLTIAVSENSTGASKSQSDTTRNASATAKSAKADGADSVLERWFNIGQQASSFKGNGSNTSSSALTGTIAVAIVEVLPNGAYVVGGEKQVMQGRNMETFRFTGVVNKFDISPANVVASSKVGQARVARVDDGQVASGASGGWLQSILLDVSPF from the coding sequence ATGTCGAAACTCTCGATGCTGGCGCACATGGCTGCGCGTGTTCTGCGGCGCGCACCGGCGCGGGCGGCAATGTTTGCGGTGCTCACCATGACGGGCGGCGCGCTGGGCGGGTGTTCCAGTGCCCAGGTGACGACAACGCCCATGGCCGTGATGCCGATGCCGCGCGTGGCGAACGTGCAGACCGCAGGATCCATCTATCAGCCGACGACGGCGACGAACTGGTTCGAGACGCCGGTGGCGCACCGTGTCGGCGACCTGCTGACGATCGCCGTGTCCGAGAATTCGACCGGCGCGAGCAAATCGCAGAGCGATACCACGCGCAATGCGAGCGCGACGGCCAAGAGCGCCAAGGCCGACGGGGCCGATTCGGTGCTGGAGCGGTGGTTCAACATCGGTCAGCAGGCCAGCAGTTTCAAGGGAAATGGCAGCAATACGTCGAGCTCGGCGCTGACCGGCACCATCGCTGTGGCCATCGTGGAGGTGTTGCCCAACGGCGCCTATGTGGTGGGCGGTGAAAAGCAGGTCATGCAGGGACGCAACATGGAGACGTTCCGCTTCACCGGCGTGGTGAATAAATTCGATATTTCTCCGGCCAACGTGGTGGCCTCGAGCAAGGTCGGACAGGCCAGGGTCGCGCGTGTGGACGACGGCCAGGTCGCCAGCGGCGCCAGCGGCGGTTGGTTGCAATCGATTCTGCTCGACGTGTCGCCCTTCTGA
- a CDS encoding ATP-binding protein, producing the protein MNSGIARKLFLAIFATGLVTMAATTVVVRAAVSGHDWLRGDNLMYLAILGVALLGAIALRVAQRLLVPVTPLLDATHRMATGDYSVRVPTAGADELARLAVDLNRLADTLAQNDRLRRNLLADISHELRTPLSILRGEIEAMEDGVRPLTQDALASLRVEISQLSKLIDDLYELSLSDVGALTYEFAPVDMTERVATSVSAFRDWFDAKGISLNVHLPDETLVVDGDLHRLTQLIGNLLENSLRYTDGGGAVSVYLSATDAHLRLEIEDSEPGVPNDALPRLFERLFRVEASRSRRSGGAGLGLALCKHIVEAHGGQIVARHSPLGGLALSITLPRQNEAALISPSSVCALSAATACFGTQTLTTLS; encoded by the coding sequence ATGAACTCAGGCATCGCCCGCAAGCTGTTCCTCGCGATCTTCGCGACGGGTCTCGTCACGATGGCGGCCACCACGGTCGTCGTGCGCGCGGCCGTGAGCGGGCATGACTGGCTGCGTGGCGACAACCTGATGTATCTGGCGATCCTCGGCGTCGCGTTGCTGGGCGCCATCGCGTTGCGCGTCGCGCAGCGCCTGCTCGTGCCCGTCACCCCCTTGCTCGACGCCACGCACCGCATGGCCACGGGCGACTACAGCGTACGCGTGCCCACCGCCGGCGCCGACGAGCTTGCCCGGCTGGCCGTCGACCTGAACCGGCTGGCCGACACGCTGGCGCAAAACGACCGCTTGCGTCGCAACCTGCTCGCCGACATCTCGCACGAGCTGCGCACGCCGCTCTCGATCCTGCGGGGTGAAATCGAAGCGATGGAGGACGGCGTGCGACCGCTCACGCAGGACGCGCTCGCCTCGCTGCGCGTGGAAATCTCCCAGCTATCGAAGCTGATCGACGATCTGTACGAGTTGTCGCTCTCGGATGTGGGCGCGCTTACCTACGAATTTGCGCCGGTCGACATGACCGAACGTGTGGCGACCTCCGTGAGCGCGTTTCGCGACTGGTTCGACGCGAAGGGCATTTCGCTGAACGTCCATCTGCCTGACGAGACGCTCGTCGTCGACGGCGACCTGCACCGTCTCACCCAACTGATCGGCAACCTGCTTGAGAATTCGTTGCGCTACACCGACGGCGGTGGCGCGGTTAGCGTTTATCTGTCGGCAACTGACGCGCATTTGCGTCTCGAAATCGAAGACTCCGAGCCCGGCGTGCCGAACGACGCGCTGCCCCGCCTGTTCGAGCGACTCTTCCGTGTGGAGGCCTCGCGCAGTCGGCGCAGCGGCGGCGCCGGCCTTGGACTGGCGCTGTGCAAACACATCGTGGAAGCGCACGGCGGCCAGATCGTCGCGCGGCATTCGCCGCTGGGGGGGCTGGCGCTGTCGATCACGCTGCCGCGTCAGAACGAGGCCGCCCTCATCTCCCCTTCATCGGTCTGTGCACTGAGCGCGGCCACCGCGTGCTTCGGCACGCAAACCCTGACGACCCTGAGTTGA
- a CDS encoding response regulator gives MHTHSSTSSQSISSTLALPSSPAGVAAPPTAATLADSAPILIVEDEPKLAALLAEYLRVAGMPCRILTDGRDVLPAVRVTEPRLVLLDLMLPGMDGLEVCRAVREVSEVPIVMLTARAAETDRLLGLELGADDYICKPFSPREVVARVKAILRRVRGNAVLAGAAASSTAPQTPALVIDAVRHHARLDGHELPLTPVELRLLATLASHPDKTFPRAHLLDRMYDDHRVVADRTVDSHIKNLRRKLQAIRPDEEIVRSIYGVGYRLELRTDRAGALATRRDVAAIDNPGAAMPE, from the coding sequence ATGCACACGCATTCGTCGACATCCTCGCAGAGCATTTCGTCCACACTTGCGCTTCCCTCTTCTCCGGCGGGCGTCGCGGCGCCGCCCACTGCGGCAACGCTCGCCGACAGCGCCCCGATCCTGATCGTCGAAGACGAACCGAAGCTCGCGGCATTGCTCGCCGAGTACCTTCGTGTGGCCGGCATGCCCTGTCGGATTCTGACGGACGGACGGGACGTGCTGCCCGCCGTGCGCGTCACCGAGCCACGACTGGTGCTGCTCGATCTGATGTTGCCGGGTATGGACGGCCTGGAGGTGTGCCGCGCAGTGCGCGAGGTCTCCGAGGTGCCCATCGTGATGCTCACCGCCCGCGCGGCCGAGACCGACCGCCTGCTGGGGCTCGAACTGGGCGCCGACGACTATATCTGCAAGCCTTTCAGCCCGCGGGAAGTTGTGGCGCGCGTCAAGGCCATTCTGCGTCGGGTGCGGGGCAACGCCGTGCTGGCCGGCGCCGCCGCGAGCAGCACCGCGCCGCAAACGCCGGCGCTCGTCATCGACGCCGTGCGCCATCACGCCCGACTCGACGGACACGAACTGCCCCTTACCCCGGTCGAATTACGCCTGCTCGCCACGCTGGCGAGCCATCCCGACAAGACCTTTCCACGCGCCCACCTGCTCGATCGCATGTACGACGACCATCGCGTGGTCGCGGACCGCACCGTCGACAGCCACATCAAGAATCTTCGTCGCAAGTTGCAGGCGATCCGCCCGGACGAAGAAATCGTGCGCTCGATCTACGGCGTGGGGTACCGGCTCGAATTGCGCACGGACCGTGCGGGTGCGCTCGCGACGCGACGTGACGTCGCGGCTATCGACAACCCGGGCGCGGCGATGCCAGAATAG
- a CDS encoding YSC84-related protein — MQKREFLMKSSVALAAAAFALAGCTTTTPSQADKSDSSAGANTNKRREIDSAVSGALDKMYASVKGSRELVNKAHGVLVFPSVLQAGFVVGGEYGEGALRVGGATKGYYNTVTASFGLQIGAQSKAVIFLFMTQDALDKFQRTDGWTAGADASVAVVKIGANGAVDLNTATSPVEVIVMTNAGLMANLNIEGTKVTKLKI; from the coding sequence ATGCAAAAACGCGAATTCCTGATGAAATCTTCCGTCGCGCTCGCCGCCGCCGCATTTGCGCTGGCCGGTTGCACGACCACCACGCCGTCGCAAGCCGACAAGAGCGACAGCTCCGCCGGCGCCAACACCAACAAGCGTCGCGAAATCGATTCCGCCGTGAGCGGTGCGCTCGACAAGATGTACGCGTCCGTGAAGGGTTCGCGCGAGCTGGTCAACAAGGCGCATGGCGTACTGGTGTTCCCGTCCGTGCTGCAAGCCGGCTTCGTCGTGGGTGGCGAATACGGCGAAGGCGCGCTGCGTGTCGGCGGCGCCACCAAGGGTTACTACAACACCGTGACCGCCTCGTTCGGCCTGCAAATCGGCGCCCAGTCGAAGGCCGTCATCTTCCTGTTCATGACACAAGACGCCCTCGACAAATTCCAGCGCACGGACGGCTGGACGGCAGGTGCCGACGCCTCGGTGGCCGTGGTCAAGATCGGCGCGAACGGTGCGGTCGATCTGAACACCGCCACCTCGCCGGTGGAGGTGATCGTGATGACCAACGCCGGTCTCATGGCCAACCTGAACATCGAAGGCACGAAGGTCACGAAGCTCAAGATCTGA